The Pangasianodon hypophthalmus isolate fPanHyp1 chromosome 2, fPanHyp1.pri, whole genome shotgun sequence genome window below encodes:
- the tmem45a gene encoding transmembrane protein 45A, which yields MGNFKGHALPGSFFLISGVWWAVKYSLWYATRRNKSAGAARLTTRATQHRLEIIEGATMLFFSVVGMLAEQFTVDGPKLHLYDSSTQHWDKLMNWQHTTMYLFFGLAGATSLTVHSTSAAPLALDRLLLGLAFFNEGFLFLYHLHGRDTLDVHIHMLLLYAVFGGALVCLLEVFHRGNVLLELLRAALCLLQGSWFWQIAFVLYPPGEAKWDQSDHGNVMFITMCYSWHLAFALIIVAIAHTTVICVVRSKLRRMPPMEMGLLKPQEREGDSEDEVL from the exons CAGCGGTGTGTGGTGGGCGGTGAAGTACTCGCTGTGGTACGCCACCCGCAGGAACAAGAGCGCCGGTGCGGCGAGGCTCACCACACGAGCCACACAGCACCGCCTCGAAATCATCGAAGGAGCCACGATGCTCTTCTTCTCTGTTGTCG ggaTGCTAGCAGAACAGTTTACAGTGGACGGTCCGAAGCTCCACCTGTACGACTCGTCCACTCAGCACTGGGACAAACTGATGAACTGGCAGCACACAACCATGTACCTGTTCTTCGGCCTGGCCGGAGCCACGTCGCTCACCGTCCACAGCACGAGCGCAGCTCCTCTGGCCTTAGATCGCTTACTGCTGGGCCTCGCTTTCTTCAACGAAG GATTTTTATTCCTCTATCACCTACACGGCAGAGACACGCTGGATGTCCACATCCACATGCTCCTGCTGTATGCCGTGTTCGGAGGAGCTCTCGTCTGCCTGCTGGAGGTCTTCCACAGAGGAAACGTGCTGCTGGAGCTGTTACGCGCCGCACTCTGTCTGCTGCAGGGCAGCTGGTTCTGGCAG ATTGCCTTTGTGCTGTATCCCCCCGGCGAGGCGAAGTGGGATCAGTCCGATCACGGCAACGTGATGTTCATCACCATGTGCTACAGCTGGCACCTGGCCTTCGCGCTCATCATCGTGGCTATAGCACACACCACTGTTATATG CGTGGTACGTTCCAAACTCAGGAGGATGCCACCAATGGAGATGGGTCTGCTGAAGCCACAGGAAAGAGAAGGAGACTCTGAAGATGAGGTTTTATAA